One Helicobacter pylori genomic window, TTAATGCATGCGAATTTAGAAAAAGAGTATCTTGTTAAGATTCAAGGTTTTGTTACAAGAGAGATGGAAAATGCCATGCAAGAGGGCTTGAAATTAGAAAACGCTACTAAGGGAGCGCACCAAAAAACCCCCATTAAAAGCATGGAATTTGCCCCCTTTATTGGTTATGAAATCATCAAAAACCATGCCAAATATTCTAAACTTAGAGTCGTTATCAATGAGGGGAAAAACAGAGAACTAAGGCGTTTTTTTGCGTTTTTTAACGCTGGAGTGTTGGATTTAAGGCGCGTTCGTTATGGTTTTGTGAATTTGAATGCTTTGCCGGTAGGGAAAATGCGGTTTTTAAACCGCCAAGAATACAATGAGTTGCATGCGTTTATGGCTAATAGGGCTAATGTTAAAGGGGATTAGCGCTTGAGTTATGCTATACTTCGGCGGTTGGGGGAAATAAAAAATAAGGATTATCATGTTAGAAGTGATTAACGGAAAGAATTACGCAGAAAAAATTGCTCATCAAGCAGTAGTGGTTAATGTGGGGGCGAATTGGTGCCCGGATTGCAGGAAGATTGAGCCGATTATGGAAAATTTAGCCAAAACTTACAAAGGCAAGGTGGAATTTTTTAAGGTTTCTTTTGATGAGAGCCAGGATCTCAAAGAGAGCTTAGGCATCCGCAAGATCCCTACTTTGATTTTTTACAAAAACGCCAAAGAAGTGGGTGAAAGGCTTGTAGAACCTAGCTCTCAAAAACCGATTGAAGACGCTCTAAAAGCGTTATTGTAAAGGGCATCATAAAGGGCGTTATCAAAG contains:
- a CDS encoding thioredoxin family protein, with product MLEVINGKNYAEKIAHQAVVVNVGANWCPDCRKIEPIMENLAKTYKGKVEFFKVSFDESQDLKESLGIRKIPTLIFYKNAKEVGERLVEPSSQKPIEDALKALL
- a CDS encoding pseudouridine synthase; its protein translation is MEGFSLRINQFLAHYTKHSRREAEKLVLEGRVKINHEHAKLASVVKENDKVFLDKRLIKPLKNKKFSVLVYHKPKGELVSKADPLKRRVIYESLEKKYAHFAPVGRLDFASEGVLLLSDSKAVVSALMHANLEKEYLVKIQGFVTREMENAMQEGLKLENATKGAHQKTPIKSMEFAPFIGYEIIKNHAKYSKLRVVINEGKNRELRRFFAFFNAGVLDLRRVRYGFVNLNALPVGKMRFLNRQEYNELHAFMANRANVKGD